The following proteins come from a genomic window of Methanocella conradii HZ254:
- a CDS encoding ABC transporter ATP-binding protein, producing the protein MNAIETHGLTRDYGKVVAVKDLSLSVKPGTVYGFLGPNGAGKSTTIHMLMGFIKPTSGSASVMGYDIKTQHYEIRKITGYLPERPAFYDDMSGRGNLEYFGKLIGIEDVEERALELLKLVGLEGRGEDRVKAYSHGMRQRLGIAIALLGNPKLLILDEPTTGLDPQGSHDIRELIKKLKGENVTIFLSSHILHEVQEVSDVVGIIKDGRLIVEQSISEFLRSMEGGKSIVQVTASNFDDSHVELLKKIKGVCGVSRNDGRVEVVVDDPALAEDINIALVNAGCRVRGLTEVMPTLEDAFLKVTADSKEEA; encoded by the coding sequence ATGAACGCGATAGAGACACATGGATTGACCAGGGATTACGGAAAAGTCGTGGCGGTCAAGGACTTAAGCCTTAGCGTGAAGCCTGGCACTGTCTATGGCTTCCTCGGGCCCAATGGGGCCGGTAAGTCCACGACAATTCACATGCTCATGGGATTCATCAAGCCTACCAGCGGTAGCGCCAGCGTCATGGGCTATGACATAAAGACGCAACACTACGAGATAAGGAAAATAACCGGGTATTTGCCAGAAAGGCCTGCATTCTACGATGACATGTCCGGCAGAGGCAACCTCGAATACTTTGGCAAGCTGATAGGAATCGAGGACGTGGAGGAGAGGGCTTTAGAGCTTTTAAAGCTCGTAGGCCTGGAGGGCCGCGGCGAAGACAGGGTAAAGGCATACTCGCATGGCATGAGGCAGCGGCTCGGCATCGCCATAGCCCTGCTCGGCAACCCAAAGCTGCTCATACTAGACGAGCCCACGACGGGCCTGGACCCGCAAGGCTCGCATGACATTAGAGAGCTTATCAAAAAGCTGAAAGGCGAAAACGTGACCATTTTCTTATCGTCCCACATCCTCCACGAAGTGCAGGAGGTCAGCGACGTCGTGGGCATTATCAAGGATGGCAGGCTCATAGTGGAACAGTCGATATCGGAATTCCTGAGGAGCATGGAGGGTGGCAAGTCCATAGTCCAGGTAACGGCTTCCAATTTCGATGACTCTCATGTTGAGCTGCTAAAAAAGATAAAGGGCGTCTGCGGCGTGAGCAGGAATGATGGGCGTGTCGAGGTAGTGGTCGACGACCCTGCCCTGGCCGAGGATATCAATATAGCCCTGGTAAACGCGGGCTGCAGGGTCCGCGGCCTGACTGAGGTCATGCCCACCCTTGAGGACGCCTTCCTGAAGGTTACCGCCGATAGCAAAGAGGAGGCCTGA
- a CDS encoding ABC transporter permease — protein sequence MDTQKELNSILTIASREFKDYIKSRRLILVGVLYAVMALAIIGITLMSYNYSKSMGMAGDFKPVQVLGMMDILNIILVLLAIILTADTISAEKKDRTIYQLLSKPVERSTVVMGKFLGCLGVIIFFFVSSSIIAYAITVVFTGIYPSPGDLMGALEVIAFMAILFAVYVALGILISTVTKNPLISILAGIIVWIALFFSNTIGNMIGSLSLMDEGMIVFGDPFSRYPLFAKAMVWIDPISHDIVSPLLSGGVDKVGMPLWANTVFLLAYTGIILFAAIELFNRQDV from the coding sequence ATGGATACGCAAAAAGAGCTTAACAGCATCCTTACCATAGCGTCCAGGGAGTTCAAGGATTATATCAAGTCAAGGAGGCTCATCCTTGTAGGCGTTTTATACGCGGTGATGGCGCTCGCAATAATAGGCATAACGCTGATGTCCTATAATTACAGCAAAAGCATGGGCATGGCAGGGGATTTCAAGCCCGTACAGGTGCTCGGGATGATGGACATCCTCAACATTATACTGGTCCTGCTGGCGATCATCCTCACCGCCGATACGATATCCGCCGAGAAGAAGGATAGAACGATATATCAGCTTTTATCGAAGCCGGTGGAGCGGAGCACCGTTGTCATGGGAAAGTTCCTGGGCTGCCTGGGGGTAATAATTTTCTTCTTCGTATCCAGCTCGATAATAGCATATGCCATTACAGTGGTGTTTACCGGCATTTACCCATCGCCGGGCGACTTGATGGGCGCCCTGGAAGTCATCGCTTTCATGGCTATCCTGTTCGCCGTATACGTCGCGCTTGGCATCCTGATATCCACGGTTACGAAGAATCCCCTCATATCCATCCTGGCGGGGATAATCGTCTGGATCGCGCTGTTTTTCTCGAACACGATAGGCAACATGATCGGCTCACTCTCCCTGATGGATGAGGGGATGATAGTGTTCGGGGACCCGTTCTCCAGGTACCCGCTCTTTGCCAAAGCCATGGTGTGGATAGACCCTATAAGCCATGACATCGTGAGCCCGCTGCTAAGTGGAGGCGTGGATAAGGTTGGAATGCCTCTATGGGCGAACACGGTGTTCCTGCTGGCGTACACGGGCATAATTTTGTTCGCTGCCATCGAGCTGTTCAACAGGCAAGACGTATGA
- a CDS encoding MFS transporter codes for MMRCGHPHPLFNMNNGYISMARRFSHNARAYVAYYFLLSIHLGIYGVIFNLYILRLGFREDLLGLMLSIVFISTGLAALPAATLCDRLGRKNTLLISILITSSALFLLYTIVSPEWLLALSALYGVGTALYTVAGSPFLMENSSPDERMHLFSINSALSQVAYIIGCMAGGLMPGMLARMGFDAASPAIYRYTLFLSLALIVLSAIPVLKMKENRCEANQTGRLSVIGSAIKSANVQKLVIINGLVGVGAGMIVPFFNVYFHSLLSATTDQIGLIFSTGEMAMVIGLMAIPLAVERLGKIRTIAFTELASIPFLVVLAFTTNIYVAAFAYIMRMTLMNMANPAINSFNMELVSGEQRATVSSLTSMSWYLCQSLSAYVSGIMMARSNYVLPFMVTCVAYLCSASLYYVFFYNAEKRAPTRPMAGVATPAKR; via the coding sequence ATGATGAGGTGCGGCCATCCGCACCCACTTTTTAATATGAATAACGGCTACATCTCCATGGCCAGGCGTTTCAGCCATAATGCCAGGGCATATGTGGCATACTATTTTTTGCTCTCGATACACCTGGGCATTTACGGGGTCATATTTAACCTGTATATTTTGAGGCTCGGCTTCAGGGAAGACCTTTTAGGGCTGATGCTATCCATCGTTTTCATCTCGACTGGGCTTGCCGCCCTGCCGGCAGCGACGCTATGCGACCGCCTCGGGAGGAAAAATACGCTACTTATCTCCATCCTTATAACTTCATCCGCCCTTTTCCTGCTTTACACGATAGTCTCGCCTGAATGGCTTTTAGCGTTGAGCGCGCTATACGGAGTGGGCACGGCGCTCTACACCGTGGCGGGCTCGCCCTTTTTAATGGAGAACTCCTCTCCTGACGAGCGCATGCACCTCTTTTCTATCAACTCTGCCCTTTCACAGGTCGCCTATATAATCGGCTGCATGGCGGGTGGCCTGATGCCGGGCATGCTCGCACGGATGGGCTTTGACGCGGCAAGCCCTGCGATATACAGGTACACTCTGTTCCTTTCCCTTGCACTCATTGTGCTTTCAGCCATCCCCGTATTAAAGATGAAAGAAAACCGCTGCGAAGCCAACCAGACCGGGCGCCTCTCTGTCATAGGCTCTGCAATAAAATCCGCAAACGTGCAAAAGCTCGTCATCATAAACGGCCTGGTCGGCGTTGGCGCCGGCATGATCGTGCCATTCTTCAACGTATACTTCCATAGCCTGCTCTCCGCCACGACGGATCAGATAGGCCTTATATTCTCTACGGGTGAGATGGCCATGGTCATCGGCCTCATGGCCATACCATTGGCCGTGGAGCGGCTCGGAAAGATAAGGACTATAGCGTTTACCGAGCTTGCCTCTATCCCTTTCCTCGTCGTGCTGGCCTTCACCACGAACATATACGTTGCCGCATTTGCGTACATCATGAGGATGACTCTCATGAACATGGCCAACCCGGCCATCAACAGCTTCAACATGGAGCTCGTCTCGGGTGAGCAGCGGGCGACGGTGAGCAGCCTTACCTCGATGTCGTGGTATCTTTGCCAGTCGCTCAGCGCCTACGTTAGCGGCATCATGATGGCAAGGTCTAACTATGTCTTGCCCTTTATGGTGACCTGTGTGGCCTATCTTTGCTCTGCGTCCCTCTACTACGTTTTCTTCTATAATGCGGAAAAGCGGGCGCCCACGAGGCCGATGGCCGGCGTAGCGACGCCAGCAAAAAGATGA